One Streptomyces sp. NBC_00223 genomic window carries:
- the wecB gene encoding non-hydrolyzing UDP-N-acetylglucosamine 2-epimerase, which yields MRVICVAGARPNYPKIKPVMDSLERHGADVLLVHTGQHYDDAMNDVFFRDLGIRPPDRFLGVGSGSHAEQTGRVMTAFEPLLAEVAPDAVVVVGDINSTLACALATAKAGPLLAHVEAGLRSRDWTMPEEINRVVTDRLSDYLLAPSPDAADNLRAEGYRDDQIHVVGNVMIDTLLANLDRARDSGVLRRYGLTPGEYGLVTLHRPANVDDPVVLAALLCALGRVAERLPLLLPVHPRAEKRLAGIGVPAGVRLVPPAGYLDFIALQDSARVVLTDSGGVQEETTSLGVPCVTLRDNTERPITVEQGTNVLAGRDPARIVGTVHRVLDSPPAPRRPELWDGRAGDRIAAVLLGGGTARTRPRPTDRPTRDRLG from the coding sequence ATGCGCGTCATCTGCGTGGCCGGCGCCCGCCCCAACTACCCGAAGATCAAACCGGTGATGGACTCCCTGGAGCGGCACGGCGCCGACGTCCTGCTGGTCCACACCGGACAGCACTACGACGACGCCATGAACGACGTCTTCTTCCGCGACCTCGGCATCCGCCCGCCCGACCGCTTCCTCGGGGTCGGCTCCGGCAGCCACGCCGAGCAGACCGGACGCGTCATGACCGCCTTCGAGCCGCTGCTGGCCGAGGTGGCGCCGGACGCCGTGGTCGTGGTCGGCGACATCAACTCCACCCTGGCCTGCGCCCTGGCCACCGCCAAGGCGGGCCCGCTGCTCGCCCATGTCGAGGCCGGGCTGCGCAGCCGCGACTGGACCATGCCCGAGGAGATCAACCGGGTCGTCACCGACCGGCTCAGCGACTACCTGCTGGCCCCCTCGCCCGACGCCGCCGACAATCTGCGCGCCGAGGGCTACCGCGACGACCAGATCCACGTCGTCGGCAATGTCATGATCGACACCCTGCTGGCCAATCTGGACCGGGCCCGCGACTCCGGTGTGCTGCGCCGCTACGGGCTGACCCCGGGGGAGTACGGCCTGGTCACCCTGCACCGGCCGGCCAACGTCGACGACCCCGTCGTACTGGCCGCCCTGCTCTGCGCGCTCGGCCGGGTCGCCGAACGCCTGCCGCTGCTGCTGCCGGTCCACCCGCGCGCCGAGAAACGGCTCGCCGGGATCGGCGTGCCCGCGGGTGTCCGCTTAGTGCCGCCCGCCGGGTACCTGGACTTCATCGCCCTCCAGGACTCCGCCCGCGTGGTGCTCACCGACTCCGGCGGCGTCCAGGAGGAGACCACCTCCCTCGGCGTGCCCTGCGTGACCCTGCGCGACAACACCGAACGGCCCATCACCGTCGAGCAGGGCACCAACGTACTGGCCGGACGGGACCCCGCGCGGATCGTCGGCACCGTGCACCGGGTGCTCGACAGCCCGCCCGCGCCGCGCCGCCCGGAGCTGTGGG
- a CDS encoding nucleotide sugar dehydrogenase — protein MRVVVVGQGYVGLPLAIRAAEVGHEVIGYDVDAGRVKSLAAGVSYVEDVSAERVLAAMDSGAYRPTDSARDCGGFDVAVVTVPTPLHEGVPDLRHIEESARTLARYLRPGATVVLESTTYPGTTQELFGPLLEDGSGLTAGTDFHLGYSPERIDPGNPVWGFRQTPKVVSGVDAASLKAVQRFYGELVDTTVPVGSPKEAELAKLLENTFRHVNIALVNEIAMFARHLDIDIWQSIEAAASKPFGFMKFTPGPGVGGHCLPIDPSYLSWHVQRELGQNFRFVELADDINGHMPDYVVRRVTDAFNRRKRSVNGSRVLLLGLAYKKNTGDARESPSLRVSRLLLDMGAKVRAADPHVVETAAVDPRLVRVELTRKEIAAADVVVLLTDHDAFDYDLVTRHASFVLDCRHRLSGPAIEVL, from the coding sequence ATGCGCGTCGTCGTCGTAGGACAGGGGTACGTAGGACTGCCGCTCGCGATACGCGCCGCGGAGGTCGGGCACGAGGTCATCGGGTACGACGTGGACGCCGGCCGGGTCAAGAGCCTGGCCGCCGGGGTCTCCTACGTCGAGGACGTCTCCGCCGAGCGCGTCCTCGCCGCCATGGACAGCGGCGCCTACCGGCCCACCGACTCCGCCCGCGACTGCGGCGGCTTCGACGTCGCCGTGGTCACCGTCCCCACCCCGCTGCACGAGGGCGTGCCCGACCTGCGCCACATCGAGGAGTCGGCCCGTACCCTCGCCCGCTATCTGCGCCCGGGCGCCACCGTCGTGCTGGAGTCGACCACCTACCCGGGCACCACCCAGGAGCTGTTCGGGCCGCTGCTGGAGGACGGCTCCGGGCTCACCGCGGGCACCGACTTCCACCTCGGCTACAGCCCCGAACGCATCGACCCCGGCAACCCCGTCTGGGGCTTCCGGCAGACCCCCAAGGTCGTCTCCGGCGTCGACGCGGCCTCCCTGAAGGCGGTTCAGCGCTTCTACGGCGAACTGGTCGACACCACCGTGCCGGTCGGCTCGCCCAAGGAGGCCGAGCTGGCCAAGCTGCTGGAGAACACCTTCCGGCACGTCAACATCGCGCTGGTCAACGAGATCGCGATGTTCGCCCGCCATCTCGACATCGACATCTGGCAGTCCATCGAGGCCGCCGCCAGCAAGCCCTTCGGCTTCATGAAGTTCACCCCGGGACCCGGCGTCGGCGGCCACTGCCTGCCGATCGACCCCTCGTACCTGTCCTGGCACGTGCAGCGCGAACTCGGCCAGAACTTCCGCTTCGTGGAACTGGCCGACGACATCAACGGCCACATGCCCGACTACGTCGTCCGCCGGGTCACCGACGCCTTCAACCGGCGCAAGCGCTCGGTCAACGGCTCCCGCGTACTGCTGCTCGGCCTGGCCTACAAGAAGAACACCGGCGACGCCCGCGAGTCGCCGTCCCTGCGGGTGTCCCGGCTGCTGCTCGACATGGGCGCCAAGGTCAGGGCCGCCGACCCGCACGTCGTGGAGACCGCCGCCGTCGACCCCCGGCTGGTACGGGTGGAGCTGACCCGCAAGGAGATCGCCGCCGCCGACGTGGTCGTCCTGCTCACCGACCACGACGCCTTCGACTACGACCTGGTGACCCGGCACGCCTCCTTCGTCCTCGACTGCCGCCACCGGCTGTCGGGCCCCGCGATCGAGGTGCTCTGA
- a CDS encoding WecB/TagA/CpsF family glycosyltransferase, with protein sequence MTRRALFGFGVDALTMDQAVERCLDAVRAGDRLEVGVVNAAKLVTMRRDPRLAEAVSGCDLVLADGQAVVWASRLLRSPLPERVAGIDLFTRLLAAAEREGFSVYFLGARQDVLDRMLGEVARRHPRLRVAGARHGYFTDAEQQAIADAVHDSGAQLLFLGMTSPKKEIFTASYGKTTGVHVAHGVGGSFDVLAGVTRRAPGLWQRLGLEWLYRLLQEPRRLARRYVTTNAAFLLMTLRELFHRTPAAGFANRRY encoded by the coding sequence ATGACCAGGCGTGCCCTGTTCGGATTCGGCGTCGACGCCCTGACGATGGACCAGGCCGTGGAACGCTGCCTGGACGCGGTACGGGCCGGCGACCGGCTGGAGGTCGGCGTGGTCAACGCCGCCAAGCTGGTCACCATGCGGCGCGACCCCCGGCTCGCCGAGGCGGTCTCCGGCTGCGACCTGGTGCTGGCCGACGGCCAGGCCGTGGTCTGGGCGAGCCGGCTGCTGCGCTCCCCGCTGCCCGAACGCGTCGCGGGCATCGACCTGTTCACCCGGCTGCTGGCGGCCGCCGAGCGGGAGGGTTTCTCCGTCTACTTCCTGGGCGCCCGTCAGGACGTGCTCGACCGCATGCTCGGCGAGGTCGCCCGGCGCCACCCGCGGCTGCGGGTGGCCGGCGCCCGCCACGGCTACTTCACCGACGCCGAACAGCAGGCGATCGCCGACGCCGTGCACGACAGCGGCGCCCAGCTGCTCTTCCTCGGCATGACCTCGCCCAAGAAGGAGATCTTCACCGCCTCCTACGGCAAGACCACCGGCGTCCACGTCGCGCACGGCGTCGGCGGCTCCTTCGACGTCCTGGCCGGAGTCACCCGCCGCGCCCCGGGCCTCTGGCAGCGGCTGGGCCTGGAATGGCTCTACCGCCTGCTCCAGGAACCGCGCAGGCTCGCCCGGCGCTATGTCACCACCAACGCCGCCTTCCTCCTCATGACGCTCCGAGAGCTCTTCCACCGCACACCCGCAGCCGGCTTTGCGAACAGGAGATACTGA
- a CDS encoding acyltransferase, which translates to MTVTVQPTSQVDATAELGEGTTIWELAQIRERAVLGRGCNVGRGAYVGPGVRIGDHVKLQNYALVYEPAELADGVFVGPAAVLTNDHFPRAVDPEGRAKRGGDWEPVAVRVAEGASLGARSVCVAPVLIGRWALVAAGAVVTRDVPDFALVAGVPARRVGWVGRAGERLVESEGEPGVWRCPATGALHDEKDGELFERR; encoded by the coding sequence ATGACGGTCACCGTCCAGCCCACGTCGCAGGTCGACGCGACGGCCGAACTCGGCGAGGGCACGACCATCTGGGAGTTGGCGCAGATCCGCGAGCGGGCCGTGCTCGGCCGCGGCTGCAATGTGGGCCGGGGGGCGTATGTCGGCCCGGGCGTGCGGATCGGCGACCATGTCAAGCTGCAGAACTACGCGTTGGTGTACGAGCCGGCCGAACTCGCCGACGGGGTCTTCGTCGGCCCGGCCGCGGTGCTGACCAACGATCACTTCCCGCGCGCGGTGGACCCGGAGGGGCGGGCCAAGCGCGGCGGCGACTGGGAGCCGGTCGCGGTGCGGGTCGCCGAGGGCGCCTCGCTGGGCGCCCGTTCGGTGTGCGTGGCGCCGGTCCTGATCGGCCGCTGGGCGCTGGTGGCCGCGGGCGCGGTGGTGACCCGGGACGTACCGGACTTCGCGCTGGTGGCCGGGGTGCCCGCGCGCCGGGTCGGCTGGGTCGGCCGGGCCGGTGAGCGGCTGGTGGAGAGCGAGGGCGAACCGGGGGTGTGGCGGTGCCCGGCGACGGGCGCGCTGCACGACGAGAAGGACGGCGAGCTCTTCGAACGCCGCTGA
- a CDS encoding G1 family glutamic endopeptidase has translation MSATIRRVTAVSAVAAAVLSALATAPAVAATAPAARQTPLASHRLINPAGRVTHSTSSNWAGYAATGSRFTSVSASWVQPSVTCTSTTTYSSFWIGLDGDGSSSVEQTGTEADCSGGRAVYSSWYEMYPAYPVNYTNTVSPGDQFTATVSTNGSGSFTLTLTDVTKNWTKTTTKTLSGASLASAEVIAEAPSSSSGVLPLAHFSTAAFTSATANGQPIGNYGPDKINMASGSTTKATTSALSGGNSFTVAWNHS, from the coding sequence ATGTCGGCAACCATTCGCCGCGTCACCGCCGTATCCGCCGTGGCCGCAGCCGTACTGTCCGCCCTGGCGACCGCGCCCGCCGTCGCCGCGACCGCCCCGGCGGCCCGGCAGACCCCGCTGGCGAGCCACCGCCTGATCAACCCCGCCGGGCGCGTCACGCACAGCACCAGCTCCAACTGGGCCGGTTACGCGGCCACCGGCTCCCGTTTCACCAGCGTCTCCGCCAGCTGGGTGCAGCCGTCGGTGACCTGCACCAGCACCACGACCTACTCCTCGTTCTGGATCGGTCTCGACGGCGACGGCAGCAGCTCCGTGGAGCAGACCGGCACCGAGGCCGACTGCTCGGGCGGCCGCGCGGTGTACTCCTCCTGGTACGAGATGTATCCGGCATACCCGGTGAACTACACCAACACCGTCAGCCCCGGCGACCAGTTCACCGCCACGGTGAGCACCAACGGCAGCGGCTCGTTCACCCTCACCCTCACCGACGTCACCAAGAACTGGACGAAGACCACCACCAAGACGCTCAGCGGCGCCTCACTCGCCTCGGCCGAGGTCATCGCCGAGGCGCCCTCCAGCTCCTCCGGGGTGCTTCCGCTGGCGCACTTCAGCACCGCGGCCTTCACCAGCGCGACCGCCAACGGCCAGCCGATCGGTAACTACGGCCCCGACAAGATCAACATGGCCTCGGGCAGCACGACCAAGGCCACGACCTCCGCGCTGTCGGGCGGCAACAGCTTCACCGTCGCCTGGAACCACAGCTGA
- a CDS encoding DUF2795 domain-containing protein, translating into MTDQGTNKTGFARDDELKRRIQGELKANRAVRVEEEMEPQPSGEDLPVAGPGAGADPTAPAPSGMTPEGVGVRSDLARHLERTIYPARRSALLGTLHRHQAPDGLIDRVADLPPDESYPNVQAVFTALGYGVEDRRD; encoded by the coding sequence ATGACGGACCAGGGAACCAACAAGACCGGCTTCGCCCGTGACGACGAGCTGAAGCGGCGGATTCAGGGCGAACTCAAGGCCAACCGGGCGGTACGCGTCGAGGAGGAGATGGAGCCGCAGCCCTCGGGCGAGGATCTGCCCGTCGCCGGTCCCGGCGCCGGTGCCGACCCGACCGCTCCGGCGCCCTCCGGCATGACCCCGGAGGGGGTCGGTGTCCGCAGCGATCTGGCCAGGCACCTGGAACGCACGATCTACCCGGCGCGCAGGTCGGCGCTGCTGGGCACCCTGCACCGGCACCAGGCGCCGGACGGACTGATCGACCGCGTGGCGGACCTCCCGCCGGACGAGTCGTACCCGAACGTCCAGGCGGTCTTCACGGCCCTCGGCTACGGCGTGGAGGACCGCCGCGACTGA
- a CDS encoding MFS transporter, translating to MPLALLALAIGAFGIGTTEFVVMGLLPQIAGDFGVSVPTAGFLVTGYALGVMTGAPLMTALGTRISRKRMLMLLMGLFVLGNLVSAAAPVFAVMLIGRVIASFAHGAFFGIGSVVAAGLVAPQKKAGAIAMMFTGLTVANVVGVPLGTYVGQSAGWRVTFVLVAGLGVLGLLGVARLVPDLPRPPGVRLRHELAALRDVQVLLAMGMTVLGFGGVFAAITYIAPMATEVTGYAEGSVSWLLVLFGLGMVAGNLLGGRFADRRLMPMLYVTLGSLAVVLAAFTVTAHGKVAAAGTVFLIGALGFATVPPLQKRVLDHASGAPTLASAVNIGAFNLGNALAAWLGGLVIAAGHGYTAANWVGAALAASALVLALVSGALERAGRGSGGRGAGRTVVRSTPGAHPPARATADHR from the coding sequence ATGCCTCTCGCGCTGCTGGCCCTCGCCATCGGTGCCTTCGGCATCGGCACCACCGAGTTCGTCGTCATGGGCCTGCTGCCGCAGATCGCCGGCGACTTCGGCGTCTCCGTGCCCACCGCGGGCTTCCTCGTCACCGGCTACGCCCTCGGCGTGATGACGGGCGCCCCGCTGATGACCGCGCTGGGCACCCGGATCTCCCGCAAACGGATGCTGATGCTGCTCATGGGCCTGTTCGTCCTGGGCAATCTGGTCTCCGCGGCCGCCCCGGTCTTCGCCGTGATGCTGATCGGCCGAGTGATCGCCTCGTTCGCGCACGGCGCCTTCTTCGGCATCGGCTCGGTGGTCGCCGCCGGCCTGGTCGCGCCGCAGAAGAAGGCGGGCGCCATCGCGATGATGTTCACCGGGCTGACCGTCGCGAACGTCGTCGGCGTCCCCCTGGGCACGTACGTCGGGCAGAGCGCGGGCTGGCGGGTCACCTTCGTGCTGGTCGCCGGGCTCGGCGTCCTGGGCCTGCTCGGCGTCGCCCGGCTCGTCCCCGACCTGCCCCGGCCGCCGGGGGTGCGGCTGCGGCACGAACTGGCCGCCCTGCGCGATGTCCAGGTGCTGCTGGCGATGGGGATGACCGTGCTCGGCTTCGGCGGGGTCTTCGCCGCGATCACCTACATCGCGCCGATGGCCACCGAGGTCACCGGGTACGCCGAGGGGTCGGTGAGCTGGCTGCTGGTGCTCTTCGGGCTGGGCATGGTGGCCGGAAACCTCCTCGGCGGGCGGTTCGCCGACCGCCGGCTGATGCCGATGCTGTACGTGACGCTCGGCTCGCTCGCCGTCGTACTCGCCGCCTTCACCGTCACCGCGCACGGCAAGGTCGCGGCCGCCGGCACCGTCTTCCTGATCGGCGCGCTCGGCTTCGCGACCGTGCCGCCGCTCCAGAAGCGGGTGCTCGACCACGCGTCCGGCGCCCCGACGCTCGCCTCTGCGGTCAACATCGGCGCCTTCAACCTCGGCAACGCGCTCGCCGCGTGGCTCGGCGGCCTGGTCATCGCCGCCGGCCACGGCTACACCGCCGCGAACTGGGTCGGCGCCGCGCTCGCCGCCTCCGCGCTGGTGCTCGCCCTGGTCTCCGGCGCCCTGGAGCGCGCGGGCCGGGGGTCGGGGGGCCGGGGAGCAGGCCGTACGGTCGTCCGTTCCACGCCCGGAGCGCACCCGCCCGCCCGCGCCACCGCGGACCACCGCTGA
- a CDS encoding MarR family winged helix-turn-helix transcriptional regulator encodes MTATDPALTALADSWCALSVLHGRIEARIERALQSGHGLSVREYALLDVLSRQHDGEGGHLQMRQVADAVVLSQSATTRLVTRLEERGLLARYLCPTDRRGIYTDVSESGLALLAAARPTNCAALREALDLAARDPQLAPLVEAVERTPGPLRV; translated from the coding sequence ATGACCGCCACGGACCCGGCACTGACCGCCCTGGCCGACAGCTGGTGCGCCCTGTCCGTCCTGCACGGGCGGATCGAGGCCCGCATCGAGCGGGCGCTCCAGTCCGGTCACGGGCTGAGCGTGCGCGAGTACGCGCTGCTCGACGTGCTCAGCCGCCAGCACGACGGGGAGGGCGGCCACCTCCAGATGAGGCAGGTCGCCGACGCGGTGGTGCTCAGCCAGTCCGCGACCACCCGGCTCGTGACGCGCCTTGAGGAGCGCGGGCTGCTGGCCCGCTATCTGTGCCCCACCGACCGGCGCGGCATCTACACCGACGTGAGCGAGTCCGGGCTCGCGCTGCTGGCGGCCGCGCGGCCGACGAACTGCGCGGCGCTGCGCGAGGCGCTGGATCTGGCGGCGCGCGATCCGCAGCTCGCGCCGCTGGTGGAGGCGGTCGAGCGGACCCCGGGCCCGCTGCGGGTGTGA
- a CDS encoding carbohydrate kinase family protein, with protein MALAAVPAPALVIGEALIDVLVEPGGRRREVPGGSPANVALGLGRLGHPVRFATRIGRDRYGDLLLRHLRESGVELTPGSVDGGPTSTATALLDSRGAATYDFDITWAPAPEAVGAVLTGAPAHVHTGSIATALTPGADTVLAAVETARAAATVSYDPNLRPALLGPPERERDRVERLVAASDVVKASDEDLAWLYPGRDAAEVASRWAEGGGPALVVLTFGARGARAWWRHGSHAVAAAPVRVVDTVGAGDAFTSALVGGLLRAGLLGGAPDFRAALRTATSGDRLPPAVTETLTLASRAAALTCAREGANPPTPADLAP; from the coding sequence ATGGCGCTTGCGGCGGTACCCGCGCCCGCGCTGGTCATCGGTGAGGCGCTCATCGACGTGCTGGTCGAGCCGGGCGGGCGCAGGCGCGAGGTGCCCGGCGGCAGCCCGGCCAACGTGGCGCTGGGCCTGGGCCGGCTGGGCCACCCGGTACGGTTCGCCACGCGGATCGGCCGGGACCGGTACGGCGATCTGCTGCTGCGGCATCTGCGGGAGAGCGGTGTGGAGTTGACGCCCGGTTCGGTGGACGGCGGCCCGACCTCCACGGCGACCGCCCTGCTGGACTCGCGCGGCGCGGCCACGTACGACTTCGACATCACCTGGGCGCCGGCTCCCGAGGCGGTCGGGGCGGTCCTCACGGGGGCGCCCGCGCATGTGCACACCGGTTCGATCGCCACGGCCCTGACGCCAGGCGCGGACACGGTGCTGGCCGCCGTGGAGACGGCCCGGGCGGCGGCGACCGTCTCCTACGACCCGAATCTGCGGCCCGCGCTGCTCGGGCCGCCGGAGCGCGAGCGGGACCGGGTGGAGCGGCTGGTGGCCGCGAGCGACGTGGTGAAGGCCAGCGACGAGGATCTGGCGTGGCTGTATCCCGGGCGGGACGCCGCCGAGGTGGCCTCGCGCTGGGCGGAGGGCGGCGGGCCGGCGCTGGTGGTGCTCACGTTCGGCGCGCGGGGGGCGCGGGCCTGGTGGCGGCACGGCAGCCATGCGGTGGCGGCGGCGCCGGTACGGGTGGTGGACACGGTGGGCGCGGGTGACGCCTTCACGTCGGCGCTGGTCGGCGGGCTGCTGCGGGCGGGGCTGCTCGGCGGCGCGCCGGACTTCCGCGCGGCGCTGCGGACCGCGACGTCCGGGGACCGGCTGCCGCCCGCCGTGACCGAGACCCTGACCCTCGCGTCCCGCGCGGCCGCCCTCACCTGCGCCCGCGAGGGCGCCAACCCGCCCACCCCCGCCGACCTCGCCCCCTGA
- a CDS encoding HAD family hydrolase has protein sequence MTEIGLPSGVRACLFDLDGVLTPTASVHAAAWKQMFDDFLRRREGADFRPFDATADYDTYVDGRPRADGVRTFLASRNIELPEGDADDPPQRETVHGLGNRKNALVLEKIHTDGVRPYPGSVRYMEAVRGAGLRTAVVSSSANCRDVLVSAGIEHLIDVRVDGVTAVERGLRGKPKPDTFLEAAHELGVEPGAAAVFEDALVGMDAGRAGRFGYVVGVDRVGQAEELRRHGADTVVTDLAALVGVTV, from the coding sequence ATGACGGAGATCGGCCTGCCCAGCGGAGTGCGTGCCTGCCTTTTCGACCTCGATGGCGTCCTGACCCCGACGGCGTCCGTGCACGCCGCCGCGTGGAAGCAGATGTTCGACGACTTCCTGCGGCGCCGGGAGGGCGCCGACTTCCGGCCGTTCGACGCCACCGCGGACTACGACACCTACGTCGACGGCCGCCCCCGCGCCGACGGCGTCCGCACCTTCCTCGCCTCGCGCAACATCGAACTGCCCGAGGGCGACGCCGACGACCCGCCACAGCGCGAGACCGTGCACGGGCTCGGCAACCGCAAGAACGCCCTGGTGCTGGAGAAGATCCACACCGATGGCGTACGCCCGTACCCGGGCTCGGTCCGGTACATGGAGGCCGTACGCGGCGCCGGGCTGCGTACGGCCGTCGTGTCGTCCAGCGCCAACTGCCGGGACGTGCTGGTCTCCGCGGGCATCGAGCACCTGATCGACGTGCGGGTCGACGGCGTGACGGCGGTGGAGCGCGGGCTGCGCGGCAAGCCCAAGCCGGACACCTTCCTGGAGGCGGCCCACGAGCTGGGCGTCGAGCCCGGCGCGGCGGCGGTCTTCGAGGACGCGCTGGTCGGCATGGACGCCGGCCGGGCCGGCCGGTTCGGGTACGTCGTGGGCGTGGACCGGGTCGGCCAGGCCGAGGAGCTGCGCAGGCACGGCGCCGACACGGTCGTCACGGACCTGGCCGCCCTGGTGGGGGTGACGGTGTGA
- a CDS encoding glycoside hydrolase family 65 protein codes for MITDPAYSVTPWSLRECELNLDLLPQSESVFALSNGHIGWRGNLDEGEPNGLPGSYLNGLHELHPLPYAEGGYGYPESGQTVINVTDGKLIRLLVDDEPFDLRYGTTRSHERELDLRAGVLRRTCEWVSPAGRAVRVRSTRMVSFRQRAVAVIAYEVEPVDAQVRVVVQSELAANEEIPRAPGDPRVAAALESPLRAEEHYAEGTRLRLIHSTVRSQLRVAAAADHRVQGPEGTTQLSAESGDDVSRLTVTSVLEVGQRLRLEKFVGYGWSATRSLPALRDQADAALVGARDTGWKGLLDQQRAFLDDFWERADVEVDGDTEIQQAVRFALFHVLQAGARAEERAIPAKGLTGSGYDGHTFWDADTVVLPLLSFTEPRAAAEVLRWRYNTLPVAQERARQLGLAGAAFPWRTINGDEASGYWPAGTAAFHINADIADAVVRYVAATGDHAFEAETGLELLVETARLWRSLGHHDHAGAFHIDGVTGPDEYSAISDDNLYTNLMAQANLVAAADATERHHHRAAVLGVTDEETAAWRDAAAAMTLPYDDDLKVHEQSGGYTRHQAWDFAGTDPEHYPLLLHYPYFDLYRKQVVKQADLVLAMYLRGDAFTPEEKARNFAYYEPLTVRDSSLSAYCQSVIAAEVGHLQLAYDYLGESALMDLDDLENNARDGLHIAALAGTWTALVAGLGGMRLFDAGPIRFAPRLPDSLSRIAFRLVFRGRRLRVEVTRTTATYTLAQGEPLEILHYEKPFTLSTDRAVVRDLPEFPHRPQPQQPPGRAPRRRTSQHL; via the coding sequence GTGATCACCGACCCGGCGTACTCGGTCACGCCGTGGTCGCTGCGCGAGTGCGAACTGAATCTGGACCTGCTCCCGCAGAGCGAGTCCGTCTTCGCGCTGTCCAACGGCCACATCGGCTGGCGCGGCAACCTCGACGAGGGCGAGCCCAACGGCCTGCCCGGCTCGTACCTCAACGGCCTGCACGAGCTGCACCCGCTGCCCTACGCCGAGGGGGGCTACGGCTACCCGGAGTCCGGCCAGACCGTCATCAACGTCACCGACGGCAAGCTGATCCGGCTGCTGGTCGACGACGAGCCCTTCGACCTGCGCTACGGCACCACCCGCTCGCACGAACGGGAGCTGGACCTGCGGGCCGGGGTGCTGCGGCGGACCTGCGAGTGGGTGTCGCCGGCCGGCCGGGCGGTACGGGTCCGCTCCACCCGGATGGTCTCCTTCCGGCAGCGCGCGGTCGCGGTCATCGCGTACGAGGTCGAGCCGGTGGACGCACAGGTGCGGGTGGTGGTGCAGTCGGAGCTGGCCGCCAACGAGGAGATCCCGCGCGCGCCGGGCGACCCGCGGGTGGCCGCCGCGCTGGAGTCGCCGCTGCGTGCCGAGGAGCACTACGCCGAGGGCACCCGGCTGCGGCTGATCCACTCCACCGTCCGCAGCCAGCTGCGGGTGGCCGCCGCCGCGGACCACCGGGTGCAGGGCCCGGAGGGGACCACCCAGCTGTCCGCGGAGTCCGGCGACGACGTGAGCCGGCTGACGGTGACCTCGGTGCTGGAGGTCGGCCAGCGGCTGCGGCTGGAGAAGTTCGTCGGCTACGGCTGGTCGGCGACCCGGTCGCTGCCCGCGCTGCGCGACCAGGCCGACGCGGCCCTGGTGGGGGCACGTGACACCGGCTGGAAGGGGCTGCTCGACCAGCAGCGCGCCTTCCTCGACGACTTCTGGGAGCGCGCGGACGTCGAGGTCGACGGCGACACCGAGATCCAGCAGGCGGTGCGCTTCGCCCTCTTCCACGTGCTCCAGGCCGGTGCCCGCGCCGAGGAGCGGGCGATCCCGGCGAAGGGGCTGACCGGCTCGGGGTACGACGGCCACACCTTCTGGGACGCCGACACCGTCGTCCTGCCGCTGCTGTCCTTCACCGAGCCGCGGGCCGCCGCCGAGGTGCTGCGCTGGCGGTACAACACACTGCCCGTGGCGCAGGAGCGGGCCCGTCAACTGGGCCTGGCCGGGGCCGCGTTCCCCTGGCGGACCATCAACGGCGACGAGGCGTCGGGCTACTGGCCGGCCGGCACCGCCGCCTTCCACATCAACGCGGACATCGCCGACGCGGTCGTCCGGTACGTCGCCGCCACCGGGGACCACGCCTTCGAGGCCGAGACCGGGCTCGAACTCCTCGTGGAGACCGCCCGGTTGTGGCGCTCGCTGGGCCACCACGACCACGCGGGAGCCTTCCACATCGACGGCGTCACCGGGCCCGACGAGTACAGCGCGATCAGCGACGACAACCTGTACACCAACCTGATGGCGCAGGCGAACCTGGTGGCGGCCGCCGACGCCACCGAGCGCCACCACCACCGGGCGGCGGTGCTCGGCGTCACCGACGAGGAGACCGCGGCCTGGCGGGACGCGGCCGCGGCGATGACCCTGCCCTACGACGACGACCTCAAGGTGCACGAGCAGTCCGGCGGCTACACCCGCCACCAGGCCTGGGACTTCGCCGGGACCGACCCCGAGCACTACCCCCTGCTGCTGCACTACCCGTACTTCGATCTGTACCGCAAGCAGGTCGTCAAGCAGGCGGACCTGGTGCTGGCGATGTATCTGCGCGGGGACGCCTTCACCCCGGAGGAGAAGGCCCGCAACTTCGCGTACTACGAGCCGCTGACCGTACGGGACTCCTCGCTGTCGGCGTACTGCCAGTCGGTGATCGCCGCCGAGGTGGGCCACCTCCAGCTGGCGTACGACTACCTGGGCGAGTCGGCGCTGATGGATCTGGACGACCTGGAGAACAACGCGCGCGACGGGCTGCACATCGCGGCCCTCGCCGGCACCTGGACGGCGCTGGTGGCGGGACTGGGCGGGATGCGGCTGTTCGACGCCGGCCCGATCCGGTTCGCCCCGCGGCTGCCGGACTCGCTCAGCCGGATCGCGTTCCGTCTGGTCTTCCGCGGCCGCCGGCTGCGGGTGGAGGTCACCAGGACCACGGCCACGTACACCCTGGCGCAGGGCGAGCCGCTGGAGATCCTGCACTACGAGAAGCCGTTCACGCTCAGCACGGACCGGGCGGTGGTCCGGGATCTGCCGGAGTTCCCGCACCGGCCGCAGCCGCAGCAGCCGCCGGGACGGGCCCCGCGCAGGCGCACCTCGCAACACCTCTGA